One window of Paenibacillus albicereus genomic DNA carries:
- the thiE gene encoding thiamine phosphate synthase codes for MKKLDFSLYVITGENYHPGRTLEEVMREALHGGADIVQLRHKTAKEGELLEKARLLRRLTREYGVPLLINDYPELALEAEADGVHLGQEDGGWREARERLGPNAIIGISTHSLEQALAAEDAGADYIGVGPVFPTATKPGRAAVTLEYVRQASRHVRIPWVAIGGIGLHNAQQVLDAGATRLCAVSAIVGSESPAHACHELKAMIAAARGRRNGQAYEAGRELAAARAEGLANAAAAVEPAVVASRAGHGGAARQASGVAAEAGAGTAVDIVLNGGPHRTAAGTLERLVEERGLTGRRIVAEADGQIVPREEWGRCRLRSGMTVELVHFVGGG; via the coding sequence GAACTACCATCCCGGGCGGACGCTGGAGGAGGTCATGCGCGAGGCGCTTCACGGCGGGGCGGATATCGTGCAGTTGAGGCACAAGACGGCGAAGGAGGGCGAGCTGCTGGAAAAAGCCCGGCTGCTGCGCCGGCTGACGCGCGAGTACGGCGTGCCGCTCCTCATCAACGATTATCCGGAGCTGGCGCTGGAGGCGGAGGCCGACGGCGTCCATCTCGGCCAGGAGGACGGAGGCTGGCGCGAGGCGAGGGAGCGGCTCGGCCCGAACGCGATCATCGGCATCAGCACGCACAGCCTCGAGCAGGCGCTGGCGGCGGAAGACGCCGGCGCCGACTATATCGGCGTCGGCCCGGTGTTTCCGACCGCGACGAAGCCGGGGCGCGCCGCCGTAACGCTGGAGTACGTCCGTCAAGCGTCGCGCCACGTGCGCATCCCGTGGGTCGCGATCGGCGGCATCGGGCTGCATAACGCGCAGCAGGTGCTCGACGCCGGCGCGACGCGGCTGTGCGCCGTGTCCGCGATCGTCGGCAGCGAGTCGCCCGCCCACGCCTGCCACGAGCTCAAGGCGATGATCGCGGCGGCGCGGGGGAGGCGGAACGGCCAGGCGTACGAGGCGGGCCGGGAGCTCGCGGCCGCTCGGGCCGAAGGCTTGGCGAACGCTGCGGCCGCTGTCGAGCCGGCGGTGGTTGCGTCGAGGGCAGGGCATGGCGGTGCGGCGCGGCAAGCGTCTGGCGTTGCCGCCGAAGCTGGGGCAGGAACGGCCGTCGACATCGTGCTGAACGGCGGCCCGCACCGGACGGCGGCGGGTACGCTGGAGAGGCTCGTAGAGGAGCGCGGCCTGACCGGCCGTCGCATCGTCGCCGAAGCGGACGGGCAGATCGTGCCGCGCGAGGAGTGGGGCCGCTGCCGGCTGCGGAGCGGCATGACGGTCGAGCTGGTGCATTTTGTAGGAGGGGGCTGA
- the thiO gene encoding glycine oxidase ThiO, with translation MKERVLILGGGIIGLACALEAARDGSREVTVVERGGFGGQATGAAAGMLAPFSENVEQPDAFFELCLDSLRRYPEWVERIEEQSGMEAGLRRTGSIGVALHEADLLPLQSRLRWQRAAGSGAELLSAAQTARLEPMLAACAGGLYTPDEAHVDAPRLAAALEQACRSIGVRLMAGQGGLASLELRPEDAPERPVALTTEAGSRLEADRLVLCAGAWSGEFERLFGLPETIHPIRGQICAYGVPDGEVRHMVFTSQAYWVGKSGGRLVCGASEDVAGFCTDVTDKGIGRLERWSARAFPMLAGLRPSTRWAGLRPATRDGRPLIGRLSGYPQVLFAAGHYRNGILLAPATAAAVLGLLDGDELAASPAFHPERFRHASGAFPSRSAASSPPGDPHAPAARTSEPAGRTAAAPHEGVLSGDRRGPA, from the coding sequence ATGAAGGAGCGCGTGCTCATCCTCGGCGGCGGCATCATCGGGCTCGCCTGCGCGCTCGAGGCGGCGCGGGACGGCTCGCGAGAGGTAACGGTCGTGGAGCGCGGCGGCTTCGGCGGCCAGGCGACGGGAGCGGCTGCCGGCATGCTGGCTCCTTTTTCCGAGAATGTCGAGCAACCGGATGCGTTCTTCGAGCTGTGCCTGGACAGCCTGCGCCGCTACCCGGAGTGGGTGGAGCGCATCGAGGAGCAGAGCGGGATGGAAGCGGGCTTGCGCCGCACGGGCAGCATCGGGGTGGCGCTGCACGAGGCGGACCTGCTGCCGCTGCAGTCGCGGCTGCGCTGGCAGCGCGCCGCCGGCAGCGGGGCGGAGCTGCTGTCGGCGGCGCAGACGGCGCGGCTCGAGCCGATGCTCGCGGCCTGCGCCGGAGGCCTCTACACGCCGGACGAGGCGCATGTGGACGCGCCCCGGCTCGCCGCCGCGCTGGAGCAGGCTTGCCGAAGCATCGGCGTCCGGCTCATGGCCGGCCAAGGCGGGCTGGCCTCGCTGGAGCTGCGCCCCGAGGATGCCCCGGAGCGGCCGGTCGCTTTGACGACGGAGGCAGGCAGCCGCCTGGAGGCGGACCGGCTCGTGCTCTGCGCCGGCGCATGGAGCGGGGAATTCGAGCGGCTGTTCGGCCTGCCTGAGACGATCCATCCGATCCGGGGGCAGATCTGCGCGTACGGCGTGCCGGACGGAGAGGTCCGCCACATGGTGTTCACGAGCCAAGCCTACTGGGTCGGCAAGTCGGGCGGCAGGCTCGTCTGCGGGGCATCGGAGGACGTGGCCGGATTCTGCACGGACGTGACGGACAAAGGCATCGGACGGCTGGAGCGCTGGAGCGCCCGGGCGTTTCCGATGCTGGCCGGCCTGCGTCCGAGCACGCGCTGGGCCGGCCTGCGTCCGGCGACCCGCGACGGCCGTCCGCTCATCGGCCGGCTGAGCGGCTACCCCCAGGTGCTGTTCGCGGCGGGCCATTACCGCAACGGCATCCTGCTCGCGCCGGCGACGGCCGCAGCCGTGCTTGGCCTGCTGGACGGAGACGAGCTGGCGGCGAGTCCGGCGTTCCACCCGGAGCGCTTCCGGCACGCAAGCGGGGCGTTCCCGTCCCGATCCGCTGCTTCGAGTCCGCCTGGGGACCCGCATGCGCCTGCGGCGCGGACGAGCGAGCCGGCGGGACGTACGGCCGCCGCTCCGCACGAAGGAGTCCTTTCCGGGGATAGGAGGGGACCGGCATGA
- the thiD gene encoding bifunctional hydroxymethylpyrimidine kinase/phosphomethylpyrimidine kinase has product MKRFPKALTIAGSDSGGGAGIQADLKTFQELGTFGMSVLTAATAQNSVGVQGVYPLPADAVARQLDSVLDDIGADAVKTGMLFSADIIGIVAGKLERCGAGPIVVDPVMISKHGSRLLEEAAAEALRDRLMPLAEVVTPNLPEACALLGWDESELATEAAMEAAARELLRFGSRHVLLKGGHLPGSAEAVDLLLSADRPHRPIRFAAARVPTPHTHGTGCTTASAIAALLALGHELPEAARRAKAFTLEAIRAAGPTGAGTGSLWHAAWRQEPLSVAEAAAPRAVAPPRA; this is encoded by the coding sequence ATGAAGCGATTCCCGAAAGCGCTGACGATCGCCGGCTCCGACTCCGGCGGCGGCGCGGGCATCCAAGCGGATTTGAAGACGTTCCAGGAGCTGGGGACGTTCGGCATGAGCGTGCTGACGGCGGCGACGGCGCAGAACTCGGTCGGCGTGCAGGGCGTGTACCCGCTGCCGGCGGATGCGGTGGCGCGGCAGCTCGACTCCGTGCTGGACGACATCGGAGCGGATGCGGTGAAGACCGGCATGCTGTTCTCCGCCGACATCATCGGCATCGTCGCCGGCAAGCTGGAGCGCTGCGGAGCGGGACCGATCGTCGTCGATCCGGTCATGATCTCGAAGCACGGCTCGCGCCTCCTGGAGGAAGCGGCGGCCGAGGCGCTGCGCGACCGGCTGATGCCGCTGGCGGAGGTCGTCACGCCGAATCTGCCCGAAGCGTGCGCGCTGCTCGGCTGGGACGAAAGCGAGCTCGCGACCGAAGCCGCGATGGAAGCGGCCGCTCGGGAGCTGCTGCGCTTCGGCAGCCGCCATGTGCTGCTGAAGGGCGGGCATCTGCCCGGCAGCGCCGAGGCGGTCGATCTGCTGCTGTCCGCCGATCGGCCGCACCGGCCGATCCGGTTCGCGGCCGCCCGCGTGCCGACGCCGCATACGCATGGCACCGGCTGCACGACGGCCTCGGCGATCGCGGCGCTGCTGGCGCTCGGCCATGAGCTGCCGGAGGCGGCGCGCCGGGCCAAGGCGTTCACGCTGGAGGCGATTCGGGCGGCGGGCCCGACCGGCGCCGGCACGGGCTCGCTCTGGCATGCCGCCTGGCGGCAGGAGCCGCTGTCCGTGGCGGAAGCGGCCGCGCCAAGAGCAGTCGCGCCGCCGCGGGCGTGA
- a CDS encoding WIAG-tail domain, translating into MKTNGKPGKASRPFVPSGAPAAKGKAASDSRPRPKRASRPMYQVDHPDYSELEGLGESPAEESQGPAAEGARPGGIRTVKLHGFAAAAIPTDERLVGEQGLGAGKAEDEPEFLASSGDGAASEWARLKEIRFSPALKIRTSPTVRLLPQEAPSQETPDSGAGAPSAKEEADGASAAELLSVELDAERAGTQASGRLAEPAADGSELQFGTVSFDFKERSRLDLILPLKQPFRDTGYSIACSLDVPFCHAVVRAKLGAEAVVTLIRTQEEGNSRGRLDWIAAGRKG; encoded by the coding sequence ATGAAAACGAACGGAAAACCGGGCAAGGCGAGCCGGCCTTTCGTGCCGAGCGGCGCGCCCGCAGCCAAAGGAAAGGCCGCCTCGGACAGCCGTCCGCGGCCGAAGCGAGCTTCGCGGCCGATGTATCAGGTCGATCATCCGGACTACTCTGAATTGGAAGGACTGGGAGAATCGCCGGCGGAGGAGAGCCAGGGTCCTGCCGCCGAAGGGGCCAGGCCGGGCGGCATCCGCACGGTCAAGCTGCACGGCTTCGCCGCAGCGGCGATCCCGACGGATGAACGGCTCGTAGGGGAGCAAGGGCTCGGGGCGGGCAAAGCCGAAGACGAGCCGGAGTTCCTGGCGTCGAGCGGGGACGGAGCGGCGTCGGAATGGGCGCGCTTGAAGGAAATCCGTTTCAGCCCGGCGCTGAAGATCCGCACCTCTCCGACCGTACGCCTGCTGCCGCAGGAGGCTCCTAGTCAAGAAACGCCGGACTCAGGCGCAGGAGCGCCGAGTGCCAAGGAGGAAGCCGACGGAGCTTCGGCAGCCGAGCTTCTTTCCGTCGAGCTGGACGCGGAGCGGGCGGGAACGCAGGCAAGCGGGCGGCTCGCGGAACCGGCGGCGGACGGCAGCGAGCTGCAGTTCGGCACCGTCTCCTTCGACTTCAAGGAGCGCAGCCGCCTCGACCTCATCCTGCCGCTGAAGCAGCCGTTCCGCGATACGGGCTACTCCATCGCCTGCTCGCTCGACGTGCCGTTCTGCCATGCCGTCGTGCGCGCGAAGCTGGGAGCGGAGGCGGTCGTGACGCTCATCCGCACCCAGGAGGAAGGCAACTCGCGCGGCCGGCTGGACTGGATCGCCGCCGGCCGCAAGGGGTGA